In the genome of Patescibacteria group bacterium, the window TTTTCTTCTTTTTCTAAAGCAGCTAGTTCATTTTTAGGAGAGATAAATCTTCTAAAACCGAAGCTATAGCCATAGCCGCATCCGCATCCGCAACCACGGCCCCGCCTCATTCCCATACCACCACCGCAAGGACCCATCCCTCGACCAGTACCAGCACCTTGTCCCATTGGACCAGTTCCATCTAATTTTGGCATAGTTTTAAAGTTAGTTGTTGATAATGGCAGAGTGACCTTTATTATCCCTGCCTATTATGAATATATATTCAAAACTATCTTTTGTCAAATTATACCTGTGGATAAGTTAAAATAAAAAAATCGCCTAATTAGCAACACTTTTTAGACTCAAGTCTTCTCTAGGTCCCTTATGCAAGGACGTTAGAACCCGGATATTGATAAATATGGCTAAAATGGGGGTCTTGACAAAAGGATAAAATGTGATATGATATAAGTACAGAATTCAATAGAGTCTTCTAATCCCTTGTCTCACGACAAGGATATTCTCAAGGAGGTAACTCATGAAAAAGCTGGCCCTGTTTGCAACGTATAGCGTTTTGACGTGGGGGTGCATTTTCGCCACGACCCACAAGCCCCTCCCTGGCCTCATCGGCATTCTGTTGTATGCAGTATTGGTTCTCTACTTCGATGTCGAGGACCGCAGATGGTGGGCTCGCAACCACAAACGGACACAGTCACCTGCACCCAACTTCGACGTCATCACGGGATATAGTTGGCTGATGGTAGGCGCAGTCTCTTTCTTGGTGAGCCTACCCTTCATGCCAAGCACCGCCACCATCTTCCATGTCTTCGCTCCTACGTTTGTAACGACCATCATCGCCGGAGCTATCAACACGCTGATGAGACTACACCAAAACAGCCACGACCAGAAAGTCGTCAGAGGCTAAGGCCTCGTTCCGACAAATAAGGGGACACGAACAGTAGCGTGACCCCTTTTCAGTTAACAAAAAAAGAGTAATCACTTACTCTCTTTTTATTTTAAGGAGGTCACCTATGCAAGGACGTTAGAACCTGTTGCGAAGTTGTTTAAGGTGAAAATTTAAAAACTTTCTTTGTTCCGAAATTATATTATTAGGCAACTTGTTAAAAATTGCTATTTTTGTAGCTTCTTTATTAAGTTTAAATTTTTCTGATTCGGGTTTACATAAAAGAGCTAAACCAATTGTTCGTCCATATCCCCGCTCTTTCCGTTCGCTAGGATATTCAATAAAGCCAATGCTTTTTATTATTTTAACCGAAACACCAATCTCTTCTTTAGAAATTCTAGTAGCCGCCCTTCTTATCGTTTCGTTATACAAAACCGTTCCCCCTGGAATATGCCATTGATTATACCAGTGCGGAAGGTCTCTTAGAGTTAAGACTATTCCTTTTTTTGTTTTAACAACAAGCTCAATGGTTAATCTTGGAACCTTGGAATATATTTGCTTAAATTCTTTTAAAGAAAATGGTTTTCCCATATCATTTATTCTATCAAAGAATTACCAAATGGCAATAGTTATAATAAACCGATCTGGGGTCCCTTATGCAACTATTTTACTTAGAACTAGCCCGTTTGATGACTGACATTATTTGAGCATTAATAACCCTAGGATTAAGAATTTTTCTTAAATTATTAATTTTTTTAGGTATTATTTGTTGACCACATAAAGACATTATTTTCTCAACCGTTTTTTTAGTATCATTAAAAGACACTATCAAATTTTCTAAACCCGCCATTTTAAAAACTTCAGCACAGCCCATGTTTTCACTAACAAGGGCAGGGACCCCCATACATGCAGCTTCTATTGGAACATTCCCAAAAGTTTCAAACGACGAAGGACAAACAATAAGTCCTTGTGATAAATAAAATTTTAAAAGTTTGTCGTGTGTCATAGGCATAAGTCTATTTATTTTATTTGGGAAATTTTTAATTTTTGCTCCTCCCGTAACAAATGAAGCTTTATGCCTCCACCCTTTTTTTAGCAATGTTTTATGAATATTAAAAAATTCCTTAAAATTTTTTATCTCATCCCATCTGCCAACGGCAGCAATACGCCGCTTCAAACCCTTAAAAGTTATTTTTCCTGCGGGAATATTAAATGGATTGGGTATTATAAAAGAATTTTTTATTTTTTTATTTATAATCTCTTTTTCAACCACATTCCTACATAAACGTGATGGAAAAATAAAATAATTAACTCTTTTCTGAAAAGATTTTTCTATTTGATTAAAAAATTTCTTTGCCTTTGGTTTTTCGTTCTTTGTTTCCTTTGAGTAGACCCCAGCATATCTTAAAACTATCGGGATTTTAAGCTCATAAGCAGCAATAGACATAAGCCAAGGTACATAATATGTTCCGTTTAAAAAAACTACTCTTGGCTTGTTCTTAATTAATATTGCCTTAATTATTTTAATAATAGGACGATATTTTTTTTCTAAATCCTTAAGAGATTTTGAAGAATAAATAGCTTTATATATTGAAATGTCATGAATGTTTATAATGTGATGATTAAACCAGGGCGAAGGAAGATGCTTAAAAATATCAGGGCCCAACACATATCTTCTATTATTTAACTCTAAACCAATAATTCCTTTACTTTTTCCATAAAGAAAATTTATAAAACTAATATTGGACCTCGTGATTCCGCCAAGGTATTCTCTTGTAACATTTGTTGCTATTGTCATATTTTTTAATTATACTAAAAAAGAACTTATTGTTAAGGCTCTTCTGGGGTCCCTTATGCAAGAACGTTAGAACCTGTTTGTCATAAAACTCAAAGGGCGGCAGATGCCGCCCCCGATAAAGTATTCTACTTAACCAAAAATTATAACATTTAAAATTATTCCAATAACCCCCATAATCATTTCACAAACACCCAGCCATCGATAAGTAATATAGGTAAGATTGGTAATTTCAGTTGCTATCCCGAATGATTGATTGCCTCGTTTAACCCATTTATTAACAAAAGATTCAAATTGAGATAAAATGCCAAAAACAAAAATAATTGTAAAAAACAAAAACAATAAATTTGAATAGAGAGTTTTCATAATAAAGTTTTTAATGTTTTAAAAGATTAACCTTAACCAATAAAGCTTATTATAACAAAAAATAATAGAATAACAATAGTCAAAAAGGGTTTATTCCTGGGGTGGCTAACGGGATTCGAACCCGTGCTAAAAGCTCCACAGGCTTCTGTGCTACCACTACACCATAGCCACCATATTATAAAATTATCCAACTATTTCTTTTACTTTTTGGACTAAATCTTTTTCTTTTACTTCAAATTGTTCGCGAGTTTTGATATTTTTTATTTGTATCACTCCCCTTTTCAATTCATCAGAACCAATAATGATAATCACCGGAAAATCCTGACAAACGCCATATGACAATTGCCCCTTAATGGTTTTCTCGTTGCCAAAATACATTTCCGAAGCAATGCTGTTTTTTCTTAAAAGAGTTAAAACCTTTTCCGCCTCTTGCCGCGCTGAAGGCTCAATGTCCAGAACCAAAACCTTAGAAACGGTTTTTGGCGATTCGATTAACTTCATTTCTTTTACAGCCACGAACAATCTATCAACACCAACCGAGGCGCCAGTCGCCGGAATGGAATTAGCCATAAAACGATTAACCAACCCGTCGTATCGGCCACCGGAAAAAACGCTGCCAAGCTGAATCATATCGGTCAAAATAGTCTCATATACCGGACCAGTATAATAACCAAGGCCGCGCGCGATAGACAAGTCAACCACCCATTTATCTTTTGGCACACCCAAAGCATCTAGATGACCGATTATTTCTTCTAATTCGGCTATGCCTTCCTGGGCAATGGCAGAATCTTTCATTAAAGATTTAATTTTAGCTAAAACATTACTTGAATCTTTATCATTAATGTCGATAATATTTTTAATCGCCTGGATTTGTTGGTCGTTTAAATTTAATTTTTTATCCTCATCTTCTTCTATTTCTTTACCGGATAATAATTTTTTAACATCGTCCCAACCGATTTTATCCACCTTGTCCAAGATACGGATAACTTCGGCATTTTTCTCTGCCTCATAGCCAGCGTATTCAGACAAACCGTTTAAAATTTTACGGTTATTTATTTGAATTAAAAAATTCTTAAAACCCAAATTACTCATTATTTCAGACATTAGGGCGATAATTTCCGCGTCAGCCATCATACTCTTGGTGCCGACAATATCAGCGTCAAACTGAACAAACTCTCTGAAGCGTCCTGCTTGCGGCCGTTCACCGCGCCAAACTTTGCCGATTTGATATCGCTTAAACGGCAAGCTGATTTGTTCTTGAGACGAGGCTACTACGCGCGCCAAAGGAACAGTCAAATCAAACCTTAAAGCTAATTTATCGTTGCTATCTTTTAATCCGGCACGATAAATTTGTTTTTTAAAATCTTCATCACCGCCAGTTAAAATTTCCTCTCGCTCTAAACAAGGAGTGTCCAACGGCAAAAAACCGAACTTCTGAAAGGTTTGTTCGATGATGTTAAGCATTTTTTGCCGAGCAATCATTTCTTGCGGCAAATAGTCGCGAAAACCGCTCGGCAATTCTGGATTGATATTGTTTTTGGCCATATATTTAGAGATTAAAATCTTAAATATTTATTCCAAATCTCATATAATTCTTTAGTGGCCACTAAATCTCCCGCGTTATATCGGGCTATATCTAAATATTTTTTATCTTGAAATAGTTTACCCACTTCGTGGCCGTTTATCTCGCCATCCTTCGGACTTTTTATACCAAAGGCTCTGGTCCATAAATGTAAGCTTCCTTTTTTCCTTACTGCGCCATAAAATGATAATTGATCATATAAATCGACATGCTTAATACCAAATTTTTGGCTTTCTAAATAACGATTGGGCATTAAATTAACCGTTGGCCTAATATTATTAATCGCCGAACGAATCATTAAAAACGGAGCATCAAAAGCGCGACCATTAAAACTCACGCATTCATCATAATTTTTAACCCCTGCCAAAACTTTTCCAACATTTCTTTTTCGGTCAATTGTTGAAATTTATACCCATTTTCTTCAAAATCTTTATTCTTCTGTCCTGGAGCTTGATAATACACAGCTCCTTGTTTTTTTTCATAGTCTAAAACACCTATAACTACAATCTGGCCAGTATACGGAGAAATACCAAGGCGATCTTTTACATTTTTAAGGGCATTCTGATATTCTTCTTCACCAGTATATTCTTGCTTGATCCATTCTGTTAATGCTTCTTGGGTTTTCTTATCCATCTCGTTGAAATCCTCGCCCACTGTCTCAATGTCAAAAATTAATTTAGCCATAAAGTTAAATTTGAATTAAAAATTTTTTTAATCGTTCAATATGGCTATTGGTACTTACTTCTAATGCGAGTAAAACCTGAATCAGTTCCGGTAAATCGCCCTGAAAAACTTCAAAAAATTTATTTTCAATCATTGATTCTTCCAAAGAGAGACTAAACTGGGCCTCTTCTTTTAAATTTAATCGCCTTGTTTCGGCAGAAGTTATTCTTGCTTTCACCGACTCGGCATAATTATCAATCGCCCATTTAGAAAAACGCCCTTCTTCAAATAATATTTTATCTTCATTAACTAAATTCAATAAATTTTTAATCCACTTGCCATGTTCTAATTCCTCTTGACTGATTTGCTGCCAAAAATCAGCAAATTGATTAAATTGATTAGAATAAAGATGATAAAGACGGCTCAAAGATTCTTCATTAGCGGCTAATGATTCAATTAAATTTTTTTGATAGGTAGTGACATTTGTCATAAAATTTATAAAACTGCTTATACTAAAATTATTATAAGATATTTTATTTTTAAAATCAAGTTTATTAAATACTATTCATATCGTAAGGCCTCGATCGGACTTTTTAGTGAAGCGCGACGGGCCGGGTAAAGTCCAAAAACTAAACCGATTAAACCGGCCACCCCAAGCCCCAAAATTATAGCCGAGAGCGATAAATTAAAAGCCCAATTAACTCCTAGAATTTTAGTCAAAATAACTGAAACCAATAATGAAAAGGTTGCGCCTAATAAGATTCCCGCCAAACCACCAACCGCGGTTAACATTACCGATTCTATCAAAAATTGAGATAAAATATTGCTGTCAGTAGCGCCCAGGGCCTTGCGTAGACCGATTTCTCGCGTTCGTTCTGTAACTGAAACCAACATGATGTTCATTATTCCAATTCCGCCGACTATAAGCGAAATGGCGGCGATTGAACCTAAAAATAAAGTTAAAACGTTAGTAATGGTGCTAACCATCGAAGTAATCTCGGCTTGGGTTTGAAGATAAAAATCATCTTTGGCAGGATCGGTAATTCCGTGCGAATTACGTAAAGTAATATTAATATCTTTGACGGCCTGGGGAATGTTTTGTTCAGAATCAACCTGAACTACAATATGGTGAAAATATTTCGCACCAAAAATATATTGTTGAGCGGTAGTATGTGGCATGGCCACAGTTTCATCAAAATTAATAAAAGAAAGCTGGCCTTTTTTCGGCAAAATGCCAATAACCCGAAAATTTCTGCCCTTAATGCGAATTTGCTGACCAAGGGCTGGGGTAGAGCCGAATAACTTCTCTTCAACCTTACTGCCAATCACCACGACACTATTTCTCCCGCGAACATCGTCATCAGTAAAAAAATTACCTAAAGATGGCTGAATGTCGTAAATTTTAGAAATTAATTGAGTCGCGCCAATAATGGTTAGGCGATAATTTTGGTTCTCACGCGAAGCCGTAGCCACGCCCACAACAATTGGCATCGTATCAACTGCATCCGGTACATTTGATTTTTTTGATAAAAGGATCAAATCTCTGTCGGTCAAAGATTGATTAGACAAACTATCCAAAATGCTTGGATCGGTTAAACCCTTGGGTTGTCTGCCCGGAGAAATAATAATAGATTTGGAGCCCAACCCTTGAATCTGACTCAAAATTAAACCTTCTGCGCCTTTGCCCAGCGACATAACCATAATGATTGACAAAATGCCGATGGTAATGCCCAGGATAGTCAAAAGCGAGCGCGATTTGTGCGCCCTCATGGCTCGTAGGGCTGACTGAAAACCGTATTTTACTTTCATAATTATTGACAACCAAGTGAACAAAGAAAAAATAATTATTTTTCTCTTCCAAAACGAGCACCGGCCCGCCCAGACTCGGCGAGGCTGGCAACACGGGGTTTAGGCCCTTTATTTATGGAATCCATCTACAGCGCGCAAGCGATGATCAACTAGCTTGTCACTATCAATCAGCCCGTCTTTCATGTGTATAATTCGTTGAGCGTGCTGCGCCGTATAGGTTTCGTGAGTAATTAAAATAATAGTATGTTCTTTTTCGTCATTAAGTTTTTGTAAAAAATTCATGATAATTTGTCCCGACTTAGAATCCAGGTTGCCAGTCGGTTCGTCGGCAAAAATAACTTGAGGGTTATTGACCAAAGCTCGAGCAATGGCCACGCGCTGTTTTTCGCCACCCGATAATTGTGAGGTCTCATAATTCAAACGATGGCTTAAATCAACGGCAGTAATAGCCTCTTTGGCTAGCTTGTCCCACTCTGATTCTTTTGCGTCTGAATATAATAGCGGCAGCTTAACGTTTTCTAAAACGGTCATTCGCGGTAATAAATTAAAAGATTGAAAAACAAATCCCATCTTGCGATTACGAACATGAGCAAGCTCGTCGCCCGAATAATCATCAATGGTTTTACCGTCAAAAAGATATTGACCGCCGCTCTGGCGATCAAGAAAACCTAACATATGCAACAGGGTCGATTTCCCCGAACCTGACGGCCCCATAATAGCCACGAATTCACCGGCTTTAACAGCAAACGAAACTCCGCATAAGGCAGGAGTTTCTGTTTGGCCATCAACGTATATTTTTTTTAAATTTTTAATCTCGATTAGCTCCATATCTTCATTGATTAATTATTTTATCGCCTTCTTTTAAACCGTTAATAACTTCTATATTGCCGTCTGAACCGCGCAATCCTAGCTCCACCTTTACTTCTTGTAATTGTTTGTCATCGGTCCCTGAAATTTGAACAAATTTTTGCCCATCTTTGGTGATAACAGCTCTTTGTGGAATGTATAAAATATTATCTCTCTTGTCGGTAGTAATATCGATGTTGGCGGTCATACCCGGCCTAATCCGCTCGTCGTCTCGGGTGAACTGTAAAGTAGTTTTATAAGTAGCCACGCCGTCAATAATAATTTCAGCTGGATCAATTTTTACCACTGCGGCGTCAAAGACATTTTCACTGCCATAAGCATCGAGCGTTATTTTGGCGGCATTGCCCACTTTAAGATTGGCAATATCAACTTCGGCAATATTGGTTTCGATTTCGAATTTCGCGTCAGAAATAACCGAAGCTACGTTAACGTTTGCCGACACTATCTCGCCTACTTTAGTATCTAATTGACTGACGACTCCTTTGATTGGTGAACGTAAAATCGTTTTGTCTAATTGCGCTTGCGCCGCATCAACGTTAGCTTGAGCCTGTTTAACCAACGCCCGCCCGGCGGCAATTTGCTCCTGGGTTGAACCGGCTAAAATTAAATTTAATTGATTCTGATAAGATTCAACGGTTAATTTTTGCGAAGCGATTAAATCCTGGCGAGTATTAATGCTGGTCATGGCCGTATTAATATTAGTTCTTGCCGTGGCTACGCTAGTTTTATAAGCATCAAGGTTTGTTTGTGATAAATTAACCGCGCCGTTTAGGGTCGTGTAGAGATTGTTTAAAAAAATCCTGACAACATCTAAATGACGTTCTGCATTCATCATTTCTTGATCTATGGCTGAATAATCGGCACCCAAAAAGCTAATTTCTGATTTAAAATTTCCCAATTCGGTTTCTATTGCCAAGCGTTGATTTTTCACGTCTGTTTCTGTCTGCGATTCAGTAGTAACAAACGTCAATTGCGGATTTGATGCCGGATTGCTAAATAGAGAATTTTGCTTATTAACCGCATCATCTGCTTTATTGTAAGCATCATTTAAAATATCGATAACGCCATTATAATCATTAGTTAAATCTTGCTGGCTCTTCTTGAGGTCTGTTTGTCTGATGGAAATGTCTTCTGGCCGGCTGCCCCGAAGTAAAGCGTCGAGCTGAGCCTGATAATTAGCCAAGCCGGCTTGCGCCTGTTCTAATTGAGCGACCAAATCAGCATTATTTAACACCATTAAAGTTTGCCCTTCAAATACCGTATCGCCCACTTTGACATTAACACGGATAACCTTGCCGCTTCTTTCAAAGGCTAAATCAATATCTTCGGCCGGATTAACACGACCCGTTGAGCTAACCTCTTGAACAACCGTGCCGCGCGCTACGGTCGAAACAACGACCGTGGTTTTATTTTTCTTCCCACCAGAAATAATCAAAATTAAAATTAATAATAAAATTCCAACAATAATAAAAAAAACTGGCTTTTTAAAAAATTTCTTCATATAAATTATTCTATTTTATTAATTCATCTTTATCTAGATATGGCTGTATTTCGTCCAAAAAACGAAGCGCTTTTTCTTTAACTTCGGGATCTGTTTTTTTAGTTGGTAACCCAAATTCCAAAATTTGCGTAGTAAGCTGACTAATAAAAATTCTCAAAAGGTTTATTTCGCTATGACCGGTCGAATCTCCGCTCGTATCAAATGTTTTAATATAAGCCTCTAAATCTTCGGGGCCAATTGCTAAATAAAAAACTGGAATCTTTCTTTCTTCGCCCTTTGCAACCGGCCTATTTTGCCCCGTGCTGTGATCAATGCCTAAGCTATATTTTAATTTTGCTGCGCCAAATTCATTAAGTTGTTCAGACCTTGTTTTTTTTGTATTAATGTCCTTTCCTATTCTACCATTGGGATTATCGCAAAAATCATCAATAGCACAGACCACTTCTCCGGTTTTCTTATTCAATATAACGTTATCAATGTTATTAAAAATATCATCATACTCCGAAGATCTAACGACAATAAACTTATTTCCCATATGTTTCTGAAAGACTGCTGTCTTTAGCAACTCTAGTCTTTCGCCCTGCAAAATTCTTTTATTTACATCTGATCCCCATTTTGCTTTTTGCTCGTCTACTCTTCTATTATCTACGGCTATTTCGTCGGCAGTATAAACCGAAGAATAACTCATCGGATTAAGACGGCCTGTTTCGGGGTCTATTAACACTCCGTCTTTTTCTATTTCAACGGCGCTACGTCTAATAAACTCCTCTATTTTTTTAATGGAAACCGTTAGTTCTCCCTCTCTTTTTACCTCGTTTAAAGATCTTTCTTGGGTTCTACGCATCCTTGGATCCATGTGTCTATCACTAAAAAATCCTTGCATCATGCGGTCCATATTTATATAAAATTAATTATTAATAACTATTATTATAACATATTTCTATATAAAAACAAGATTAAAGACAAAAAACGAAGGGCCTGACTGCATAGTCAGGCCCCTGGACATGGAAAGGGGTCAAACGCCGAGTTCTCGTTGCTTCCACCAGAAAGACGAATGGAGGCCTAAAGAAGCCTTTGCCCTATCGCTTTCGAGTTGCACTGACTCGTTTACGAGAACCTGTGTGCCCGGTCAACGAGTAAACCAAGCTTAAGCGCGCAACCCCAAATATAAGCCGATGGCTAAGGATCGCTCCGTGGACCGGTTGGGAACCAGCCGCGCAAAGAAAAGGAGCGAACTCAAATCAGATGCTGACACGCAAGGACTTTCGTTTGTCTACTATATGAAGTTAACGGAGGCACTTCACCCGCCCCGTTATAGCTCAGTTGGTTAGACCTTGCGGTAAACACCGGAGGAAGGTTTGGGTATGAGTTGAGTCTTACCTCTCACCATCGGCGAAAACCTCCAAATGGCGCCAGAATTGAAACAGTGACAAGGGCGGACGCGATAGTGGTGAAATATCGATAGCTACGAAGCAGTAAGCCGCCACGTACGCCGCTCATTTCTGGCTTATTTAATATAACATTTTATAAATTAAAGTCCAGTGGAAAATAAAAAACTTTCGAGGC includes:
- a CDS encoding DUF5320 family protein; amino-acid sequence: MPKLDGTGPMGQGAGTGRGMGPCGGGMGMRRGRGCGCGCGYGYSFGFRRFISPKNELAALEKEEKNLEEKLAAIREEKAALKDQQK
- a CDS encoding NUDIX domain-containing protein; protein product: MGKPFSLKEFKQIYSKVPRLTIELVVKTKKGIVLTLRDLPHWYNQWHIPGGTVLYNETIRRAATRISKEEIGVSVKIIKSIGFIEYPSERKERGYGRTIGLALLCKPESEKFKLNKEATKIAIFNKLPNNIISEQRKFLNFHLKQLRNRF
- a CDS encoding glycosyltransferase: MTIATNVTREYLGGITRSNISFINFLYGKSKGIIGLELNNRRYVLGPDIFKHLPSPWFNHHIINIHDISIYKAIYSSKSLKDLEKKYRPIIKIIKAILIKNKPRVVFLNGTYYVPWLMSIAAYELKIPIVLRYAGVYSKETKNEKPKAKKFFNQIEKSFQKRVNYFIFPSRLCRNVVEKEIINKKIKNSFIIPNPFNIPAGKITFKGLKRRIAAVGRWDEIKNFKEFFNIHKTLLKKGWRHKASFVTGGAKIKNFPNKINRLMPMTHDKLLKFYLSQGLIVCPSSFETFGNVPIEAACMGVPALVSENMGCAEVFKMAGLENLIVSFNDTKKTVEKIMSLCGQQIIPKKINNLRKILNPRVINAQIMSVIKRASSK
- the hisS gene encoding histidine--tRNA ligase; its protein translation is MAKNNINPELPSGFRDYLPQEMIARQKMLNIIEQTFQKFGFLPLDTPCLEREEILTGGDEDFKKQIYRAGLKDSNDKLALRFDLTVPLARVVASSQEQISLPFKRYQIGKVWRGERPQAGRFREFVQFDADIVGTKSMMADAEIIALMSEIMSNLGFKNFLIQINNRKILNGLSEYAGYEAEKNAEVIRILDKVDKIGWDDVKKLLSGKEIEEDEDKKLNLNDQQIQAIKNIIDINDKDSSNVLAKIKSLMKDSAIAQEGIAELEEIIGHLDALGVPKDKWVVDLSIARGLGYYTGPVYETILTDMIQLGSVFSGGRYDGLVNRFMANSIPATGASVGVDRLFVAVKEMKLIESPKTVSKVLVLDIEPSARQEAEKVLTLLRKNSIASEMYFGNEKTIKGQLSYGVCQDFPVIIIIGSDELKRGVIQIKNIKTREQFEVKEKDLVQKVKEIVG
- a CDS encoding ribonuclease H-like domain-containing protein; this encodes MAGVKNYDECVSFNGRAFDAPFLMIRSAINNIRPTVNLMPNRYLESQKFGIKHVDLYDQLSFYGAVRKKGSLHLWTRAFGIKSPKDGEINGHEVGKLFQDKKYLDIARYNAGDLVATKELYEIWNKYLRF
- a CDS encoding ABC transporter permease, translated to MKVKYGFQSALRAMRAHKSRSLLTILGITIGILSIIMVMSLGKGAEGLILSQIQGLGSKSIIISPGRQPKGLTDPSILDSLSNQSLTDRDLILLSKKSNVPDAVDTMPIVVGVATASRENQNYRLTIIGATQLISKIYDIQPSLGNFFTDDDVRGRNSVVVIGSKVEEKLFGSTPALGQQIRIKGRNFRVIGILPKKGQLSFINFDETVAMPHTTAQQYIFGAKYFHHIVVQVDSEQNIPQAVKDINITLRNSHGITDPAKDDFYLQTQAEITSMVSTITNVLTLFLGSIAAISLIVGGIGIMNIMLVSVTERTREIGLRKALGATDSNILSQFLIESVMLTAVGGLAGILLGATFSLLVSVILTKILGVNWAFNLSLSAIILGLGVAGLIGLVFGLYPARRASLKSPIEALRYE
- a CDS encoding ABC transporter ATP-binding protein, whose translation is MELIEIKNLKKIYVDGQTETPALCGVSFAVKAGEFVAIMGPSGSGKSTLLHMLGFLDRQSGGQYLFDGKTIDDYSGDELAHVRNRKMGFVFQSFNLLPRMTVLENVKLPLLYSDAKESEWDKLAKEAITAVDLSHRLNYETSQLSGGEKQRVAIARALVNNPQVIFADEPTGNLDSKSGQIIMNFLQKLNDEKEHTIILITHETYTAQHAQRIIHMKDGLIDSDKLVDHRLRAVDGFHK
- a CDS encoding efflux RND transporter periplasmic adaptor subunit, with the translated sequence MKKFFKKPVFFIIVGILLLILILIISGGKKNKTTVVVSTVARGTVVQEVSSTGRVNPAEDIDLAFERSGKVIRVNVKVGDTVFEGQTLMVLNNADLVAQLEQAQAGLANYQAQLDALLRGSRPEDISIRQTDLKKSQQDLTNDYNGVIDILNDAYNKADDAVNKQNSLFSNPASNPQLTFVTTESQTETDVKNQRLAIETELGNFKSEISFLGADYSAIDQEMMNAERHLDVVRIFLNNLYTTLNGAVNLSQTNLDAYKTSVATARTNINTAMTSINTRQDLIASQKLTVESYQNQLNLILAGSTQEQIAAGRALVKQAQANVDAAQAQLDKTILRSPIKGVVSQLDTKVGEIVSANVNVASVISDAKFEIETNIAEVDIANLKVGNAAKITLDAYGSENVFDAAVVKIDPAEIIIDGVATYKTTLQFTRDDERIRPGMTANIDITTDKRDNILYIPQRAVITKDGQKFVQISGTDDKQLQEVKVELGLRGSDGNIEVINGLKEGDKIINQ